The sequence ATGGGAAGGGTTTCCACATGCAAGGGGTCCATCACGGAGTGTTTCGGAGGAACACTGTTTCGTGCTCCCGACACAGTGCATCCTATTGCGGTCTCCATTATAATGCCATTACGAGGTGCAgaagcttaaattttttttattttttatttttctccggTGGGATTTGAgatgtttttgttcatttgctTGCTATTAACATATAAGTTTTTTATTCATGAACATATGTAGTAATCCACCTTTGGGTtgttgttttgacttttgagaaTACACTACATTTAGtgtttgcttccaaagtttgaGATGCAGCGGTCTTGCATCAATGGAGGAGGGGCCACCGGATGAaagaaacactaaaaaaaaaaaaaaggaatgtcGTTGTCGCTGCCAAAAATGGCGTCTGATAGTGGCGAATGGAGAGTTGTTGAGAAAGAGTAAGAATCTAGTGCAAACAATCCTATATTATAAGATTAAtctaagaattaaaaatgataattcatAATAGGCCATTTATCAAGGTGGCCTACTCTAGTCTTAGACCATCATTGATGGgatgatttttcaaaatttacccCATTTGGTAAAAAAAGCCGTTTAGTTGCTTTTTGTCCCAAATTTGACTTTATTTTCTCATATCTTTCTTCAACAAAACTATACtggtatttttagttttttacagATGCCATATGCCAAATTCTGACAGACAGTAGTAGTAGTAACTGTTAAGTGTAGCTGGCTGCGCCGAGCCAATAAAAAACGGCTCCGTGTCGGTAAAAGGTCTTCCGTAGGAGTCACTTTCTTTTGGGATGCTACGTGCTCCTCACTTGAAAAAGGCatcaaattggaaaaaaaaaaaaagaaatcacaaTATTTCAAGAAAAAGCGTTTTTTGTTTTCCATCCCCTCCTCCCCCCTTTTTCTGCAACTCAGTCGCTCTGTTTGTCTGCTCTCCTCTCCGTTTCGAAGAAGATCACACGCTTATTCCTATTCAATGCATCCACTTTTATCCTAACCTTGCAtgtaagaaaaagaagaaagaaaaaaaatatccaactACCATATAGGCATATACGGCTAATTCCATTTTAGCGCATCTTTGATCTCTCTCCGCGCCCCGTGTTTAAACGCTGCCGTTTCTTCTCGTTTCCCAGCTATTCTTTccactttgaaaaaaaaaagaagctactAATACTACTTTTTTTCTCGCTGCGTGGTATGTTCTTGCTGAATTTTAGGTCTTCATGTTCATCTACAATTtaatgcttatttttctttttttcttttttcggttTTCCATTGTTCGAGTTCAGTTCATTTGACTCGTTGATCTGCCACGACTTGACTCGGCCCCCGCTTCTTCACCGTCTTCTGCGTCGAATCGAACGGCTTCACTGAAACACTGCCGTTTTAGGCGACGATCTCGGTTTCGGGATAATCATGAGTAAAGCGCCGCTTCTCCTAATCGAACCCAAGGAACTCAAATTTATATGTGAgtgcatttttcatttttcgaaTACTTCTATTATTGTGTGCGGCCATGCATGCTGATGCTGATGTCATTGAACCTAATATAGTTATGCGTTTGTATATGATCAATTGAATAATATGTGCCGTGATTTTTCGCCTATTATAGTTGAGTTGAAGAAGCAAAGTTCATGCTCGGTTCAATTGACCAATAATACCAACCACTATGTAGCGTTCAAGGTCTGAGCACCTTTCTTTTATGATccccattattattattattattattattattaatcgtTTTTGTATCATTTATGTTTGCAGATCAAGACGACGTCCCCTAAGAAATATTCAGTGCGTCCAAATGTTGGAGTTCTCGCGCCGAAAGCTACTTGTGAATTCATAGGTATAGCTTCGTCTTATGTGTGTTTGTTTGGTATTTTTCCTTTTGAGACACTTGACTTATTATTCTATACATTAGTTAAGCTCTATTGAGAATAAGTACAGTCATTGTGGGTTGGATGgttaagggagaagggagaagggaagaaggGAATGGTCGTGGGTTGGGTTCGATCCCTatgctaacaaaactaacattctaacaaattaacatttgcctataaaaaaaaattgtggactTGTGGTGGATGATTTTGGGATATATGCCATTGCCAAATGGCCTGAATTTGGCACGAAACTGTTTTCTTTGAGTGCACAATGTtgcttttcaattttaaattgttgTGATTGCAGCCCTTAACTTTTTAAGGAATGTCGTTTTTCCAGGAACAACAGTTGAAGATGAATCCACACACGTGGAAATTAATTCTAGCATCTTAGTTTCTGTCACCCCCTCCCTCCCCAAATTCAATtttcattgtatttattttgtcaTCAAACAGTTACAATGCAACCCCAAAGGGAAGCACCTGAAGATATGGTGTGCAAGGACAAGTTCTTAATCCAGAGTACAAAGGTTCCTGCCGAAACAATCAGTGAAGATGTTACTTCCCGCTTGGTATGGATATTTATTAGTCTGTGATTTTGAACTCTGGTAGATTTTGTATTAGTTTATATCTTTTGACTTATTTATTTGCTGATGGCAGTTTGTTAAAGATGGAAGTAAatatatagaagaaaataaGCTGAAGGTGACCCTAATCTGCCCACCCAATTCACCAGATCTCTCTCCTATTAATGGAGATTTCAAGAATGGGCTTGACCATGAAAAAGTTCAGATATATAGTAAAGATGAAATCCAATCCCCAGAGACCATGGTCAGAGGACGCTTCACTAATGTATGGCTCTAAGCTCTTTTCTTTCCTCCACTTTTTCTCTCATAGATATTTCAAATCCCTGAGAAAGATACTTGAAGAATTTCTTAGTTACATATTTTAAGGGTTTTGTTGGTTTTTATTTCTGGattgttattttcataatttaaaaggTGTATCATTATAGAGTTGCAGACTGTCTTCACCTTTCGTGTTTCCTTGAGAATGCATTCTTTTAAATTGCCATAAGTTTCCTTCTTTTCCGGTGTTGTCATCTCTGTTGTTTTTCGTAGTCTTTGTGCATGTGTGGATGATCAACTTTACAATTTCAATTCATACTTTTTAAATAAGCCATTCACATTTTTTGTTCTGTGCCTGGTATATGTCAGGTTCTTAAAAATCCAGACATGGTTCATGAGGTATTAGAACTAGAAGAGGATATGGAGTTGAGGCCAGAGTATTATGTGGGACACACCATGAAACATGTAGGGGAGCcaaaagaagaagcaaggttGAAAGTGTCAAAAAATAAGGAGTTGAATATGGTCAAGGATTTAGAAGAATTGAAGCCACAAAAAAAGTTAGAGGTTGAAGTGCCAAAAGATCTGGAtttgaacaaaataaagaatGCAGAGGAGTTGAAACCAGAGAAAGCAGCAGAGGAGTTGAAACCAGAGAAAGCAGCAGAGTTGAAAGTGTCAAAACTTCTGGTTTTGAACAAAGTAAAGAATGTAGAGGAGCTGAAACCAGAGAAGGCAGCAGAGTTGAATGTGTCAAAAGTTCTGGATTTGAACCTCGTAAATAATGTAAAGGAACTGAAGCCAGAAACAGAAACAGAGTTAAAAATGTCAAAAGATCTGGAGTTGAAAACAGTAAAGAATGCTGAGGAATTGAAGCCAGAAAAAGAAACAGAGTTAAAAATCTCAAAAGATATGAAGTTGGAAACATTTAAAAATGTTGAGGAACTGAAGCCAGAAAATGAAATAgagttaaaaataacaaaagatagGGAGTTTAGAACAGTAAAGAATGTTGAGGAACTGAAGCCAGGAAAAGAAGCTGAGTTGAGAGTTTCAGAGAGTATAGAGCAGCTGAAATTATTGAAAGCTATCGAAGAGATGAAATTAAAGCTAGATGGACTTGAGTCAAAACTAAATGAGGTCAGGCATGCTACTATTCTTTTACTGTGAAACTTTTTATCTGCTTGCATATGTGACATGCTTCCTAGCAAGTTGCATGTTGAAGCAAATTGCTTTATAAATTTTCCTGCAACGAGATCAAGAGTTTGATTATTAATACCTTTATATATGTTTTCATTTGAGAGGTTTGAAGTATAAAGTATTATTTAGACCTTGTTTTCACAGACTTTTGTATGATTGTGACTATTGATGAATATGCTTGATTGTTATGTACATTACTTTTTCCCATCCTTTCATTTGATTAATTTGTATACACATGGTTTGAGACAGCCAGGGGCTAGGGTTGCTCTTTTATACATCTTTTTGAATGTACAGGGTGCAATATGTGGCATGATTAAGTTCCACAATGTGGTATAACTGCTGTTTTTTACATCCTTTTAGGCTTGATTAGTTGACATCCTATAGACTTAATTCTAtgaaaatgttttctttttattgcaTATAGCAATGAAGCAATTGTGCCTATGGGTTTCCTCATTAAAATGGGGCTTAAAGTAATAGTGGGTCTCGACTTTTATGCTAATCTGAACTGATTTAACTAAAGTGACGATAATGTTTCTTATTCCTTGCAGT comes from Glycine soja cultivar W05 chromosome 20, ASM419377v2, whole genome shotgun sequence and encodes:
- the LOC114403793 gene encoding vesicle-associated protein 2-2-like isoform X1; the protein is MSKAPLLLIEPKELKFIFELKKQSSCSVQLTNNTNHYVAFKIKTTSPKKYSVRPNVGVLAPKATCEFIVTMQPQREAPEDMVCKDKFLIQSTKVPAETISEDVTSRLFVKDGSKYIEENKLKVTLICPPNSPDLSPINGDFKNGLDHEKVQIYSKDEIQSPETMVRGRFTNVLKNPDMVHEVLELEEDMELRPEYYVGHTMKHVGEPKEEARLKVSKNKELNMVKDLEELKPQKKLEVEVPKDLDLNKIKNAEELKPEKAAEELKPEKAAELKVSKLLVLNKVKNVEELKPEKAAELNVSKVLDLNLVNNVKELKPETETELKMSKDLELKTVKNAEELKPEKETELKISKDMKLETFKNVEELKPENEIELKITKDREFRTVKNVEELKPGKEAELRVSESIEQLKLLKAIEEMKLKLDGLESKLNESGVTISKLTEERRLSNQETKILQEKLADLINKGPRKVQVGFPLLYVCMVALICVFLGYRLHS
- the LOC114403793 gene encoding vesicle-associated protein 2-2-like isoform X2; its protein translation is MQPQREAPEDMVCKDKFLIQSTKVPAETISEDVTSRLFVKDGSKYIEENKLKVTLICPPNSPDLSPINGDFKNGLDHEKVQIYSKDEIQSPETMVRGRFTNVLKNPDMVHEVLELEEDMELRPEYYVGHTMKHVGEPKEEARLKVSKNKELNMVKDLEELKPQKKLEVEVPKDLDLNKIKNAEELKPEKAAEELKPEKAAELKVSKLLVLNKVKNVEELKPEKAAELNVSKVLDLNLVNNVKELKPETETELKMSKDLELKTVKNAEELKPEKETELKISKDMKLETFKNVEELKPENEIELKITKDREFRTVKNVEELKPGKEAELRVSESIEQLKLLKAIEEMKLKLDGLESKLNESGVTISKLTEERRLSNQETKILQEKLADLINKGPRKVQVGFPLLYVCMVALICVFLGYRLHS